A window of Aquibium oceanicum genomic DNA:
TATCGCTATCCGCCGATGATCACACCGGCGGGGGAACGCTCGCGCCTTCAATGGTTATTGCGCGGAATGCCCATTTCCTGCGCGATACGGTGATACTTCACCGCCGGCTTCAGCACCATTCCCTCGGAAAGCTGGTCGACCATCCCGCGCTGGATTTCCTGCCAGGGGGTCTGGTGCGCGGGGAAGCGGTATCCCCCCTCCTCCGAAAGCGCGGACCTGCGTCTTGCCAGTTCATCCTCGTCGACCAGGATGTCGGCACGTCCCTTGTTGAGGTCGATCCTCACCCGGTCGCCGTCGCGCAGCAGCGAAAGCCCGCCGCCGGCGGCTGCCTCCGGGGAGGCGTTCAGGATCGAGGGCGAGCCCGACGTTCCCGATTGCCGCCCGTCGCCGATGCAGGGCAGCGCGTGGATCCCCTTCTTCAGGAGGTAGGCCGGCGGCTGCATGTTCACGACCTCGGCTCCTCCCGGATAGCCGATCGGACCCGTCCCGCGCATGAACAGGATCGTGTTCTCGTCGATGCCGAGCGCGGGGTCCTCGATGCGGGCATGGTAGTCCTCCGGCCCGTCGAACACGGCGGCCTTGCCCTCGAAAGCTTCCGGATCGGCCGGGTTCGAGAGGTAGCGCTCGCGGAACTCCTTCGAGATCACGGATGTCTTCATGATCGCGGATTCGAAGAGATTGCCCTTCAGATTGATGAAGCCCGCATGTTCCTTCATCGGCGAGGCGACCGTGCGAATGACCTTCTCATCGAGGTTTTCCGCCCCGCGGCAATTGTCTCCGAGCGATTTGCCGTTCACCGTCAGCGCGTCGGAATGCGGCAGGAGACCCGCCTTCATGAGTTCGGCCACGACCGCCGGAACCCCGCCGGCGTGGTGATAGTCCTCACCCAGATACTCGCCGGCCGGCTGCAGATTGACGAGCAGCGGCACGTGGTGGCCGACCCGTTGCCAGTCGTCATTGTCGAGCGAGACGCCGAGGTGGCGGGCGATGGCGTTGAGATGGATCGGCGCGTTGGTCGATCCGCCGATGGCGGAGTTGACCACGATCGCGTTCTCGAACGCCTGACGCGTCATGATGTCGGAGGGCTTCAGGTCCTCGTGCACCATCTCCACGATGCGCTTTCCCGTGTGATAGGCCATCTGCCCGCGCTCGCGATAGGGCGCGGGAATGGCGGCCGATCCCGGCAGCTGCATTCCCAGCGCCTCGGCGAGCGAATTCATGGTCGTGGCCGTTCCCATCGTGTTGCAGTAGCCGACGGACGGCGCGGAAGAAGCGACCATGTCCATGAACTGGCCGACGTCGATATGACCTTCGGCCAGCATCTCGCGTGCCTTCCACACGATGGTTCCGGACCCGGTCCGCTCGCCCTTGTACCAGCCGTTGAGCATCGGCCCGACAGACAGCGCGATCGCCGGGATGTTGACCGTGGCGGCCGCCATCAAAAGGGCCGGCGTGGTCTTGTCGCAGCCGATGGTGAGCACGACGCCGTCGAGCGGGTAGCCGTAGAGCACTTCCACCAGGGAGAGGTATGCCAGGTTGCGGTCCAGCGCCGCCGTCGGCCGCTTGCCCGTTTCCTGAATTGGATGGACGGGGAACTCGAGCGGAATACCGCCCGCCGCTTCGATGCCGGCACGGACCCGCTTTGCGAGTTCGAGGTGATGGCGGTTGCAGGGCGACAGGTCCGAACCCGTCTGCGCGATGCCGATGATTGGCTTGCCAGACTGAAGTTCCTCGCGCGTCAGTCCGTAGTTGAGGTAGCGCTCGAGATAGAGCGCCGTCATACCGGGATCGGCCGGATTGTCGAACCATTGCTGCGAACGCAGCTTGGTGCCCTGTTTTTTTGAACCGTCCGAACCGCTCATAATTTCCTCCATGCCTGGCGCACTAGCGATAGTGCACGGGCGTGCCATGGGCAAGCCGAGGCGCCGCCGCCGCGCTGGACAACCCCCAACGCCTGCGCTACTCCCGCCGCTAACCGAACGCGGAGGCAGGCACGATGGCGATGAATCTCGGGGGCGAGGAGAAGATCAGCGCGCCGATCGGCAAGGTCTGGGAGGCTCTCAACGATCCGGAAATCCTGAAGCAGTGCATCCCCGGCTGCGAGTCCCTGGAGAAGAAGTCCGATACGGAACTGACGGCCGTTGTGTCGCTCAAGATCGGGCCGATCAAGGCGCGCTTCAACGGGGAGGTCCAGCTCATCAACCTGAACCCGCCGCATTCCTATACGATCCAGGGCGAGGGCAAGGGCGGCGTCGCCGGCTTCGCCAAGGGCGGCGCCGACGTGGAACTGAAGGAAGCCGGTCCCAACGAGACCCTTTTGACCTACACGGCCAAGGCGGACGTCGGCGGCAAGATGGCCCAGCTCGGCGGGCGCCTGATCGAATCGACGTCCAAGAAGCTGGCTGGCCAGTTCTTCTCGAAGTTCAACGCAATCGTCAGCGGCGCCTGACGCCCGCCTTCAGACAAGCCGGCGTCAGCCAGACCTTTTGCGATAATTCGGCGCCCGCTTCTGCAGGAATGCCGAGACGCCTTCCTTGTAGTCGTCCGACATGCCGGCCTCGCGCTGCAGCTGGCGCTCCAGGTCGAGCTGTTCGTCGAGCGAATTGGTCGAGGCGGCGTGGATCGCCTTTTTGGTGAGCGCGTAGGCGTTCGTGGGTCCCGCCGCGAAGGTCTCGGCCAGCGCCATAGCCTCGTCCATGAGCTTGTCGTCGTCGACCGCCTTCCAGATCAGGCCCCAGTCGGCGGCATCCTGCGCCGGCAGGGGATGCGCCGTCAGCGCCAGCGCCTTGGCCCGCGCCTCGCCGAGCAGCCGCGTCAGCCAGTAGGTGCCACCGGCATCGGGAACCAGGGCGATCTTCGAGAAAGCCTGGATGAACTTCGCCGACCGCGCCGCCAGCACCACGTCGCAGGCGAAGGCGACGTTGGCGCCCGCCCCCGCGGCCACCCCGTTGACCGCGCAGATCACCGGTTTCGGCATGCCCCGGATCATCCGGACCAGCGGGTTGTAGTAGGTCTCGAGCGTCTTGCCGAGGTCCGGCCTTTCGCCGCTGACCGATGGGTCGCGGTCGGAAAGATCCTGCCCGGCGCAGAAGCCGCGACCCGAACCGGTCAGCACGATGGCGCGGCAGTCGTCGTCCTGCGCGCACGCCTCCAGTGCCGCGCGCAGCTGGCGATGCTGCAATTCATTAAATGCGTTGAGACGTTCGGGGCGGTTCAGCGAAAGGATGCTGTAGCCGTCCCGCCGATCGTGCAGTACTGTTTCTTCGCTCATGCGCCTGATCCTCCTTGCGCCGGCGGAGACGCTGGACTCGGCCGACAAGTCGGGTCATGAGCGGCAGAAAGCATTCATCCGGGGCAGGATGGCGGATACCGGTTGGAGCGGGTCATGGCAAGTCAAATGCTGGA
This region includes:
- the paaG gene encoding 2-(1,2-epoxy-1,2-dihydrophenyl)acetyl-CoA isomerase PaaG, coding for MSEETVLHDRRDGYSILSLNRPERLNAFNELQHRQLRAALEACAQDDDCRAIVLTGSGRGFCAGQDLSDRDPSVSGERPDLGKTLETYYNPLVRMIRGMPKPVICAVNGVAAGAGANVAFACDVVLAARSAKFIQAFSKIALVPDAGGTYWLTRLLGEARAKALALTAHPLPAQDAADWGLIWKAVDDDKLMDEAMALAETFAAGPTNAYALTKKAIHAASTNSLDEQLDLERQLQREAGMSDDYKEGVSAFLQKRAPNYRKRSG
- a CDS encoding IlvD/Edd family dehydratase, whose amino-acid sequence is MSGSDGSKKQGTKLRSQQWFDNPADPGMTALYLERYLNYGLTREELQSGKPIIGIAQTGSDLSPCNRHHLELAKRVRAGIEAAGGIPLEFPVHPIQETGKRPTAALDRNLAYLSLVEVLYGYPLDGVVLTIGCDKTTPALLMAAATVNIPAIALSVGPMLNGWYKGERTGSGTIVWKAREMLAEGHIDVGQFMDMVASSAPSVGYCNTMGTATTMNSLAEALGMQLPGSAAIPAPYRERGQMAYHTGKRIVEMVHEDLKPSDIMTRQAFENAIVVNSAIGGSTNAPIHLNAIARHLGVSLDNDDWQRVGHHVPLLVNLQPAGEYLGEDYHHAGGVPAVVAELMKAGLLPHSDALTVNGKSLGDNCRGAENLDEKVIRTVASPMKEHAGFINLKGNLFESAIMKTSVISKEFRERYLSNPADPEAFEGKAAVFDGPEDYHARIEDPALGIDENTILFMRGTGPIGYPGGAEVVNMQPPAYLLKKGIHALPCIGDGRQSGTSGSPSILNASPEAAAGGGLSLLRDGDRVRIDLNKGRADILVDEDELARRRSALSEEGGYRFPAHQTPWQEIQRGMVDQLSEGMVLKPAVKYHRIAQEMGIPRNNH
- a CDS encoding CoxG family protein translates to MAMNLGGEEKISAPIGKVWEALNDPEILKQCIPGCESLEKKSDTELTAVVSLKIGPIKARFNGEVQLINLNPPHSYTIQGEGKGGVAGFAKGGADVELKEAGPNETLLTYTAKADVGGKMAQLGGRLIESTSKKLAGQFFSKFNAIVSGA